The Podarcis raffonei isolate rPodRaf1 chromosome 2, rPodRaf1.pri, whole genome shotgun sequence genome window below encodes:
- the STX10 gene encoding syntaxin-10 isoform X2, whose amino-acid sequence MSLEDPFFVVKGEVQKAVNAARGLYQRWCQLLQETQVISKEEFDWTTNELRNSLRSIDWDLEDLEETICIVESNPRKFKIEPSEVATRRTFVTEMRESVREMRDHISSPAAQAFAERKNRELLVGSREHYGMLDAEELSTANSHTLEEQQLHQKLIIEEQDEQLELVSGSIRVLKHMSSRVGEELDEQTVMLEDFAHEMDSTHSRMDGVLKKMTRVSHMASERRQWCIIGLLLIVMVVVLVLIFAL is encoded by the exons ATGTCTCTGGAGGACCCGTTCTTCGTGGTGAAAGG GGAAGTTCAGAAAGCCGTAAATGCAGCACGTGGGCTCTATCAGCGCTGGTGTCAGCTGCTGCAGGAGACGCAGGTCATCAGCAAAGAGGAATTTGACTGGACTACTAATGAACTACGCAACAGCTTGCGCAGCATCGACTGGGACCTGGAGGACCTGGAGGAAACCATAT GCATTGTGGAGTCAAACCCACGCAAGTTCAAAATTGAGCCCTCTGAGGTTGCCACCCGGCGCACTTTTGTCACAGAGATGCGGGAATCAGTCAGG GAAATGCGAGATCACATATCCAGTCCAGCAGCACAGGCCTTTGCAGAGAGGAAAAACAGAGAG TTGCTGGTGGGGAGCAGGGAACACTATGGgatgctggatgcagaggaactaTCAACAGCTAATTCACATACTCTGGAAGAGCAGCAGTTGCATCAGAAG CTGATCATTGAGGAGCAGGATGAGCAGCTGGAGCTCGTCTCTGGCAGCATCCGAGTGTTGAAGCACATGTCGAGTCGGGTCGGAGAAGAGCTGGATGAGCAGACTGT GATGCTGGAAGACTTTGCCCACGAGATGGACAGCACTCACAGCCGCATGGATGGCGTGCTCAAAAAAATGACCAGAGTCTCCCATATGGCAAGTG AACGGCGTCAGTGGTGCATCATCGGCCTGTTGCTCATTGTCATGGTGGTAGTGCTGGTTCTTATCTTTGCTCTGTGA
- the STX10 gene encoding syntaxin-10 isoform X1 has product MMRVVIHQHLEGTREVQKAVNAARGLYQRWCQLLQETQVISKEEFDWTTNELRNSLRSIDWDLEDLEETICIVESNPRKFKIEPSEVATRRTFVTEMRESVREMRDHISSPAAQAFAERKNRELLVGSREHYGMLDAEELSTANSHTLEEQQLHQKLIIEEQDEQLELVSGSIRVLKHMSSRVGEELDEQTVMLEDFAHEMDSTHSRMDGVLKKMTRVSHMASERRQWCIIGLLLIVMVVVLVLIFAL; this is encoded by the exons atgatgagagttgtaatccatcaacatctggagggcactag GGAAGTTCAGAAAGCCGTAAATGCAGCACGTGGGCTCTATCAGCGCTGGTGTCAGCTGCTGCAGGAGACGCAGGTCATCAGCAAAGAGGAATTTGACTGGACTACTAATGAACTACGCAACAGCTTGCGCAGCATCGACTGGGACCTGGAGGACCTGGAGGAAACCATAT GCATTGTGGAGTCAAACCCACGCAAGTTCAAAATTGAGCCCTCTGAGGTTGCCACCCGGCGCACTTTTGTCACAGAGATGCGGGAATCAGTCAGG GAAATGCGAGATCACATATCCAGTCCAGCAGCACAGGCCTTTGCAGAGAGGAAAAACAGAGAG TTGCTGGTGGGGAGCAGGGAACACTATGGgatgctggatgcagaggaactaTCAACAGCTAATTCACATACTCTGGAAGAGCAGCAGTTGCATCAGAAG CTGATCATTGAGGAGCAGGATGAGCAGCTGGAGCTCGTCTCTGGCAGCATCCGAGTGTTGAAGCACATGTCGAGTCGGGTCGGAGAAGAGCTGGATGAGCAGACTGT GATGCTGGAAGACTTTGCCCACGAGATGGACAGCACTCACAGCCGCATGGATGGCGTGCTCAAAAAAATGACCAGAGTCTCCCATATGGCAAGTG AACGGCGTCAGTGGTGCATCATCGGCCTGTTGCTCATTGTCATGGTGGTAGTGCTGGTTCTTATCTTTGCTCTGTGA